The sequence GCGCCGATGGGCGAAGAGATCGCCGGTGCGGCCCATGCCGGTCTGCACCTCGTCGAAGGCGAGCAGCAGTCCCTTCTCGTCGCAGAGCTGACGCAACGCCTTGAGGAAAGCGGGCGTCGACGAACGTACGCCGCCCTCACCCTGGATCGGCTCGACCAGGATGCCGGCGGTCTGCGGACCGATCGCCTTCTTCACGGCTTCGATGTCACCGTGCGGGACCTGGTCGAAACCGTCCATCGGCGGACCGAACCCTTCGAGATATTTTGCAGATCCCGTCGCAGCCAGCGTCGCCAACGTGCGGCCATGGAAGGCGCCCTCGAAGGTGATGATGCGGTAGCGCTCCGGATGACCCTTGGAGAAGTGATGATGGCGGACCAGCTTGATCACGCCTTCCAGCGCCTCGGCGCCGGAATTGCAGAAGAACACGAAGTCCGCGAAGCTTTCCTGGCACAGACGTGCGGCGAGTTTCTCGCCGTCCGGGCTCTGGAACAGGTTCGACATGTGCCAGAGCTTGGTCGCCTGCTCCTGCAGCGCCTTGACCAGCGCGGGATGGGCGTGGCCAAGCGCGTTCACCGCGACGCCCGAGGTGAAATCGAGATAGCGC is a genomic window of Bradyrhizobium sp. CB1717 containing:
- a CDS encoding aspartate aminotransferase family protein, yielding MTNSAAPHLLPVFARADLGFERGEGCWLIATNGERYLDFTSGVAVNALGHAHPALVKALQEQATKLWHMSNLFQSPDGEKLAARLCQESFADFVFFCNSGAEALEGVIKLVRHHHFSKGHPERYRIITFEGAFHGRTLATLAATGSAKYLEGFGPPMDGFDQVPHGDIEAVKKAIGPQTAGILVEPIQGEGGVRSSTPAFLKALRQLCDEKGLLLAFDEVQTGMGRTGDLFAHRRTGVTPDVMSLAKALGGGFPIGAVLATAEAAAGMGPGSHGSTFGGNPLAISAANAVLDVMLKPGFFDHVQKMSLLLKQKLASVIDRHPDVVSEVRGEGLLIGIKAVVPSGDLVAALRNEKLLTVGAGDNVVRFLPPLIVTEAEIEDSVTRLERACAAISSSQTKRAAS